The genomic window AGAAACTTTGCCCCACTCGTATGTCAGTTCGTCCGTGTCCAGCCGGGTGTTCTCCGGGACGGAGGATGTTATTTCCCCAAGCCTGTCGAGGAACGGATCTTTTTCCGCAAGCGCCGGGCCAAGGGCGCCCGCCCTGTTCTCCATGTCCTTCAGGCTGCTTTTCATCTGCTGGATTTCGGATACGATGTTGGTCACCTCCGGCATCGCGCGCTTGAACTCCGCCCGCAGCGCGGTCTTCAATCCATCGTACTTGCGTCCAAGCCTGATCTCCCCGGATATGTACGATATGGCCCCGGCCGCCAATAGAATCGCCAGCAATACACCGGTGACGGCGATTTGCCTCCTGTCGCCTGTGAACCGTTTCTTTTTTGCGAACTGGCCTGTGCGAAGGTTCATGACCGTCTTTTCCCGGCTGTCCATGGACTCGCAAACCGCCACCGCCGCCCCAAGCGCCGCCGCGAAAACCGGGGCCTTTTCTTGCGGCGTCATCGGGATGGATGAATCCACTCTCTCCACCACAAAGCCAAGCTCCTCCTCCAGCGCCCACCCGACGGCCTGCGCGTTTCCGATCTCTCCGCAAATGATCACATTTTTTACGGGGGTGAAACTTTCGTCGTCACGGGCGGCGGCGATTTGCGCCATTTTTATTTCTCTTGAAACGTCATTTGCGAATTTTTTTAGCGGCTTGTCCCAATTGGCCTTCAAGCTCTCAAGTTTCCCGCCCGTCCCGGTTTTCAGCGCCTTGTCGTGGCTCAAAATGGTTTCCACATCAACAGGCGCGGTGTGGAACAAGGCGGCGGCGCCGTTTTTCAATATCACTATGCTTGCGTTCTTATTGTCAAATTCCAGCGCAAGAGCCCACGTGGCGGCGGGATTGGCAACGGATTGCGAGATGGCGGCCTGGGATGGAATTATCCAGTCCGGGTCCGCTCCGGAAATTTTCAGCGTCTCGATGAACGCGGCCATGTCGCTTTTAAGGGCAAGCGCGCCTAAAACGCGGGTGATCCCGGAGTTCACCTCGACAGGCGACCACGCGCACACAAAATCGTCCGCATCGAAAGGTGAAAGCGACTCCAGCTCGAACGGCAGCGCGTCGCTTATCTGGCGCGCTTTTACGAAGGGCATGCGCACAGAGCGGCTGGTGATCTTGTCCGCCGGGAAAACCGCCGCCACATGGTCTTCCGCAGGATCGAAATCAAGGCTCCGCAGGGCGCCAGAAAGCGTTGCCTCGATTTTGCCGGGCGTATCCAGGCCGAACTTGACGACATTCCGCACCTCGTGGCCCCGGAAACGCTTTTCCACCACGGCAACCTTGATGTTTGCCGTCCCGATGTCTATCCCGAATATTCGCATTTTAAAACACCTTGTAGTAAAGCACGTCCACCGAGCTTGAGCTGCGCCGGTAAACCGCGCGGATCATCCGGGACGTTTCGCCGAATGTGGCGGCCGACTCGGCGGAGTAATAGTCGCTTTTCACTCCGATAAGGAGCGATATTTTCGGATACAGGTCCGAAACGCCCGGCACGCGCTTGATATCTTCCTTCACGGTGAAAGGGCTGGCCGTCCGCTCCCGGATTATCCCC from Nitrospinota bacterium includes these protein-coding regions:
- a CDS encoding PilN domain-containing protein, coding for MRIFGIDIGTANIKVAVVEKRFRGHEVRNVVKFGLDTPGKIEATLSGALRSLDFDPAEDHVAAVFPADKITSRSVRMPFVKARQISDALPFELESLSPFDADDFVCAWSPVEVNSGITRVLGALALKSDMAAFIETLKISGADPDWIIPSQAAISQSVANPAATWALALEFDNKNASIVILKNGAAALFHTAPVDVETILSHDKALKTGTGGKLESLKANWDKPLKKFANDVSREIKMAQIAAARDDESFTPVKNVIICGEIGNAQAVGWALEEELGFVVERVDSSIPMTPQEKAPVFAAALGAAVAVCESMDSREKTVMNLRTGQFAKKKRFTGDRRQIAVTGVLLAILLAAGAISYISGEIRLGRKYDGLKTALRAEFKRAMPEVTNIVSEIQQMKSSLKDMENRAGALGPALAEKDPFLDRLGEITSSVPENTRLDTDELTYEWGKVSITGRTESFDKVELYKKRLEKLGWVKKAAVEGVKASATGQSVDFKISLEAN